In Paracoccus aminophilus JCM 7686, a single window of DNA contains:
- a CDS encoding dihydroneopterin aldolase, with amino-acid sequence MEQPDRIHLRDYIVSADIGAFQTERGHDQRLRFNLTVELANQVRGVNDEVDRILSYDILTGAIAAGLADQRYNLLETLAEKIAAQVLDHPRAAQIEVTVEKIDRVPGALGVTLLRRAARVEAVPTGTAPRVLFYGRDADLPAGPVILVPDAPGLPVPLGGNERRIALLALDQAAWALAGRLGLHVADSQTEIDWAAGEGHRVVWAPSRMIADEVEISAEPEALAFWLAQRLNAPRLDWALPAGRGLPVSPAGFAISSAALA; translated from the coding sequence ATGGAGCAGCCAGACCGGATTCACCTGCGGGACTATATTGTCTCGGCCGATATTGGTGCCTTCCAGACCGAGCGGGGCCATGACCAGCGGTTGCGCTTCAACCTGACGGTCGAGCTGGCCAATCAGGTTCGCGGCGTCAATGACGAGGTCGATCGCATCCTCTCTTATGACATCCTGACCGGAGCGATTGCCGCAGGTCTGGCCGATCAGCGCTATAATCTGCTGGAAACGCTGGCCGAAAAGATCGCGGCGCAGGTGCTCGACCATCCGCGCGCGGCCCAGATCGAGGTCACGGTCGAAAAGATCGACCGCGTGCCGGGCGCGCTTGGCGTGACACTGCTGCGCCGTGCTGCGCGCGTCGAGGCGGTTCCGACCGGCACTGCGCCGCGCGTGCTTTTCTACGGCCGCGACGCCGATCTGCCAGCCGGGCCGGTCATCCTCGTGCCGGATGCGCCCGGCCTGCCGGTGCCTTTGGGCGGCAATGAGCGGCGCATCGCGCTTTTGGCTTTGGATCAGGCGGCTTGGGCTTTGGCCGGGCGGCTGGGTCTCCATGTCGCCGACAGCCAGACCGAGATCGACTGGGCGGCGGGCGAGGGCCATCGCGTGGTCTGGGCGCCCTCGCGCATGATCGCCGATGAGGTCGAGATCTCTGCCGAGCCTGAGGCTCTGGCCTTCTGGCTGGCGCAGAGGCTGAACGCGCCGCGTCTCGACTGGGCTTTGCCTGCGGGGCGTGGGCTGCCGGTCTCGCCTGCGGGCTTTGCCATCAGCTCGGCCGCGCTCGCGTGA
- a CDS encoding cell wall hydrolase, translating into MSICLSWLARVSVCLAIAAPTLSAGAAFANGQFTERLFTAEDGSVYKIRQPAGAQVSEDDIQRAVAEKAADVADARAISSADKSVDPKDLACLTEALYYEARGEGTQGQKAVAEVILNRVDHPRFPKSVCGVVNQDGQFSYQGRVSKRYGEQSAYQRVKRVAMAALSGAPRDLTGGATYFHTGGVRPAWSRSFVKTTRIGSHIFYRNGGGQRLASN; encoded by the coding sequence ATGTCGATTTGCTTGTCATGGCTGGCGCGCGTCTCCGTGTGTCTGGCTATTGCCGCCCCCACCCTTTCGGCAGGGGCTGCCTTTGCGAATGGCCAGTTTACCGAACGTCTCTTCACCGCCGAAGATGGCTCAGTTTACAAAATCCGCCAGCCTGCCGGTGCGCAGGTCTCTGAAGATGACATCCAGCGCGCTGTCGCTGAAAAGGCCGCTGATGTTGCCGATGCCCGCGCGATTTCGAGCGCGGACAAGTCGGTCGATCCCAAAGATCTCGCCTGCTTGACCGAAGCGCTTTACTACGAGGCGCGCGGCGAGGGGACGCAGGGCCAGAAGGCCGTGGCCGAGGTCATTCTCAATCGCGTCGATCATCCCCGCTTCCCGAAATCGGTTTGCGGCGTCGTCAATCAGGACGGCCAGTTCAGCTATCAGGGCCGCGTCTCGAAACGCTATGGCGAGCAGAGTGCCTATCAGCGCGTCAAGCGCGTCGCGATGGCGGCACTTTCGGGCGCGCCGCGTGACCTCACCGGCGGCGCGACCTATTTCCACACCGGCGGCGTTCGCCCGGCCTGGTCGCGCAGCTTCGTCAAGACCACGCGCATCGGCAGCCACATCTTTTATCGTAACGGTGGCGGTCAGCGTCTTGCATCGAACTGA
- the glmM gene encoding phosphoglucosamine mutase, translated as MSRKIFGTDGVRGKANAYPMTAEMALKLGAAAGRYFRRGGQEHHRVVIGKDTRLSGYMLENALTAGLTSTGMNVLLLGPVPTPAVGFLTRSMRADLGIMISASHNPAHDNGIKFFGPDGFKLSDEAEAEIEAMLSDEIQLAAPESIGRARRIDDGRGRYVEYAKTTFPAGLRLDGLKVVIDCANGAAYRAAPDVLWELGAEVIPIGVEPDGTNINDGVGSTHPRVCARAVLKHKADLGITLDGDADRVMIVDETGAIANGDQIMALMASRWAEQGKLRGGALVATVMSNLGLEKFLQGRGLSLERTAVGDRYVVERMRQKGFNLGGEQSGHIVMTDYATTGDGLIAGLQFLAAMRESGRLASDLVHQFQPVPQLLKNVRYAQGADPLAKASVKQEIADAEKRLAGSGRVLIRKSGTEPLIRVMAEAEDEQVLLEVVDGIVAAVEKAA; from the coding sequence ATGAGCAGAAAGATTTTCGGAACCGACGGCGTGCGCGGCAAGGCCAATGCCTATCCGATGACCGCCGAAATGGCGCTAAAACTGGGCGCGGCGGCGGGACGCTATTTCCGGCGCGGCGGGCAGGAGCACCACCGCGTCGTCATTGGCAAGGACACGCGGCTCTCGGGCTATATGCTGGAAAACGCGCTGACGGCGGGGCTGACCTCGACGGGTATGAATGTGCTGTTGCTCGGCCCGGTGCCGACACCTGCGGTGGGCTTTCTGACCCGCTCGATGCGCGCCGATCTGGGCATCATGATTTCCGCCAGCCACAACCCCGCCCATGACAATGGCATCAAGTTCTTTGGCCCCGACGGGTTCAAGCTTTCCGACGAGGCCGAGGCTGAAATCGAGGCCATGCTCTCGGACGAGATCCAGCTGGCTGCCCCCGAAAGCATCGGCCGCGCGCGGCGGATTGATGACGGGCGCGGGCGCTATGTCGAATATGCCAAGACCACCTTTCCGGCCGGGCTGCGGCTCGACGGGCTGAAGGTCGTGATCGACTGCGCCAATGGCGCGGCTTACCGCGCTGCGCCCGATGTGTTGTGGGAGCTGGGCGCCGAGGTTATTCCGATTGGCGTCGAACCCGATGGCACCAATATCAACGACGGCGTCGGCTCGACCCATCCGCGTGTCTGCGCGCGGGCGGTGCTGAAGCATAAGGCGGATCTCGGCATCACCCTCGACGGGGATGCCGACCGGGTGATGATCGTCGACGAAACCGGCGCGATCGCCAATGGCGATCAGATCATGGCGCTGATGGCCTCGCGTTGGGCCGAGCAGGGCAAGCTGCGCGGCGGCGCGCTGGTTGCCACGGTGATGTCGAACCTCGGGCTAGAAAAGTTCCTGCAAGGGCGCGGCCTCTCGCTCGAGCGCACCGCGGTGGGCGACCGCTATGTGGTCGAGCGGATGCGCCAGAAGGGCTTCAACCTTGGCGGCGAGCAATCGGGTCATATCGTGATGACCGATTATGCCACCACCGGCGACGGGCTGATTGCGGGTCTGCAATTTCTGGCGGCGATGCGCGAATCCGGGCGTCTCGCCTCGGATCTGGTGCATCAGTTCCAGCCGGTGCCGCAGCTGCTCAAGAATGTGCGCTATGCGCAGGGCGCCGATCCCTTGGCCAAGGCCAGCGTCAAGCAAGAGATCGCGGATGCCGAAAAGCGTCTGGCGGGCTCTGGCCGTGTGCTGATCCGCAAATCCGGGACCGAGCCTCTGATCCGCGTCATGGCCGAGGCCGAGGACGAGCAGGTGCTGCTCGAAGTCGTCGACGGCATTGTCGCGGCGGTCGAAAAGGCCGCCTGA
- a CDS encoding FAD-dependent monooxygenase — MIGAGIAGLTVATALAQRGARVTVFERAPALGEVGAGIQISPNAGRVLSALGLWDGFAKVSMRSEAVVLRDSAARQIVRMDLARYRPKDDFRFVHRARLLEVFEAGARAAGARIELGAEITDPPAGADLVIAADGVKSAMRPLLNGPETPFFTGQSAWRATIPCAPGAAPVAEVFMGPGRHLVSYPMAGGLRNLVAVVERKAWAEEGWSQSGDPEDLRATFARFGGPVSDWLGAVKEVGLWGLFRHPVAGHWHDARMVLIGDAAHPTLPFIAQGAVMAMEDSYILAACLDADPDQANALARFQALRKPRCTKIVDAANANARNYHLRGPARAVAHAGLRAISRLAPTALIERFAWLYDFDPVASS; from the coding sequence GCGCTTGGCGAGGTCGGCGCGGGCATCCAAATCTCGCCCAATGCCGGGCGGGTGCTCAGCGCATTGGGGCTCTGGGACGGCTTCGCCAAGGTCTCGATGCGCTCGGAAGCGGTGGTGCTGCGCGATTCGGCGGCACGCCAGATCGTGCGCATGGATCTGGCCCGTTACCGGCCCAAGGATGATTTCCGCTTCGTCCATCGCGCGCGCCTGCTTGAGGTGTTTGAAGCCGGGGCACGGGCCGCCGGGGCGCGGATCGAGCTTGGCGCCGAGATCACCGATCCGCCCGCCGGGGCCGATCTGGTCATTGCCGCCGATGGCGTCAAAAGCGCGATGCGTCCGCTGCTGAACGGGCCGGAGACCCCATTCTTCACCGGCCAGAGCGCCTGGCGCGCGACCATTCCCTGCGCGCCCGGCGCCGCGCCCGTGGCCGAGGTCTTCATGGGGCCCGGCCGCCATCTCGTCAGCTATCCGATGGCGGGGGGCCTGCGCAATCTGGTCGCGGTGGTCGAGCGCAAGGCCTGGGCCGAGGAAGGCTGGAGCCAAAGCGGCGATCCCGAGGATCTGCGCGCCACCTTCGCCCGCTTCGGCGGCCCGGTCTCGGATTGGCTGGGCGCGGTCAAGGAGGTCGGGCTCTGGGGGCTCTTCCGCCACCCGGTCGCCGGGCATTGGCATGACGCGCGCATGGTGCTGATCGGCGACGCCGCCCATCCGACGCTGCCCTTCATCGCGCAAGGCGCGGTCATGGCGATGGAGGACAGCTATATCCTCGCCGCCTGCCTGGATGCCGACCCCGATCAGGCCAATGCTCTGGCGCGCTTTCAGGCGCTTCGCAAACCGCGCTGCACCAAGATCGTGGACGCCGCAAATGCGAATGCGCGCAACTATCACCTGCGCGGCCCGGCGCGCGCCGTGGCCCATGCCGGGCTGCGCGCGATCTCGCGGTTGGCGCCGACAGCGCTGATTGAACGCTTCGCCTGGCTTTACGATTTCGATCCGGTCGCATCCTCTTGA
- a CDS encoding putative PEP-binding protein, which produces MNALNDPSAIVEITPSARVDAATHGWRAKCLQRLIRMDLPVPHSFAISAEAVRAIAAGAMPDRARLAKMLAQGKGLVGVRPSAADPAWGGPGTVLDVGMNAEIHARLAFELGQGAADALYRSFVQSYAIHVARLDPDMFSDDNATLAEVLRAYEDETDEPFPQDPAQQLAEVLRSMARAWDGPTARLLRQAKGAPPNAPLGLVVQDMAHALGPGVTGSGTIQFVDSVTGQPRVTGRFRGQTQGTARAVNAETLYLLKDPRGLSLEETAPEVFADLVRFGVAARERLREEMQIEFVLSDKRIAIIDAIRVSRNSRAALRIAVALARDGIIRPDEAIMRIEPRALSDLLHQQVDPTSPRDLLAKGINASPGAATGQIVFTAVAAQAAEARGEPSVLVRRETVPEDIRGMHAAAAVLTERGGMTSHAAVIARGIGVPCIVGASSISIDARSRTLRVGGRIFREGDVLTIDGTTGEVLAGAATLLEPALDGSFSQLLDWADQIRTLGVRVNADTPDDARTGLTFNAEGIGLCRSEHMFFEEARLPAMREMIFADTPEDRRLALERILPMQRDDFLALFEIMAGRPVTIRLFDPPLHEFLPHDREGMRELAESLDLPLSDVTRRVEALSEFNPMLGLRGVRLGIVLPEIYEMQARAIFEATVAASRKGIHFTPEVMLPLVSHGREVALMRNLIESVAATIRTETHADFDYRLGVMVETPRAALRTADFAQQVDFLSYGTNDLTQMAYGLSRDDAGRFMGKYIQQGVFEEDPFHILDQDGVGELLTIGVERARAVDPTIRIAVCGEHGGNPESIAFCVRAGVDYVSCSPFRVPVARLAAAQETILAQAEARLCGSESGS; this is translated from the coding sequence ATGAACGCGCTGAACGATCCTTCTGCCATCGTCGAGATCACCCCCTCCGCTCGGGTGGATGCGGCGACTCACGGCTGGCGGGCCAAGTGCCTGCAACGGCTGATCCGCATGGATCTGCCGGTCCCCCATAGCTTTGCCATTTCCGCGGAAGCGGTGCGGGCGATTGCCGCCGGGGCCATGCCCGACCGGGCGCGGCTCGCGAAGATGCTGGCACAGGGCAAGGGGCTCGTGGGCGTGCGCCCCTCGGCGGCTGATCCCGCTTGGGGCGGGCCGGGGACTGTTCTCGATGTCGGGATGAATGCCGAAATTCACGCCCGCCTTGCCTTCGAGCTTGGGCAGGGCGCGGCGGATGCGCTTTATCGCAGTTTCGTCCAATCCTATGCGATCCATGTCGCGCGGCTCGATCCGGATATGTTCTCGGATGACAATGCCACGCTGGCCGAGGTGCTGCGCGCCTATGAGGATGAAACCGACGAGCCCTTCCCGCAGGACCCCGCCCAGCAGCTCGCCGAAGTGCTGCGCTCGATGGCGCGCGCTTGGGACGGGCCGACCGCGCGGCTCTTGCGTCAGGCAAAAGGCGCGCCGCCGAATGCACCGCTTGGGCTTGTGGTCCAGGATATGGCCCATGCGCTCGGGCCGGGGGTGACCGGCTCGGGCACGATCCAGTTTGTCGATTCGGTCACCGGCCAGCCCCGCGTCACCGGGCGTTTCCGCGGCCAGACCCAGGGCACCGCCCGCGCGGTCAATGCCGAGACCCTCTATCTGCTCAAAGACCCGCGCGGCCTCTCGCTTGAAGAGACCGCGCCCGAGGTCTTTGCCGATCTCGTCCGCTTCGGCGTCGCCGCACGCGAGCGGCTGCGCGAAGAGATGCAGATCGAATTCGTGCTCTCGGACAAGCGCATCGCCATCATCGACGCGATCCGCGTCAGCCGCAACTCCCGCGCCGCCTTGCGCATTGCCGTCGCTTTGGCGCGCGACGGCATCATCCGCCCCGATGAGGCGATCATGCGGATCGAGCCGCGCGCGCTCAGCGATCTGCTTCACCAGCAGGTCGATCCGACCAGTCCGCGTGATCTTCTGGCCAAGGGCATCAATGCAAGCCCGGGCGCAGCCACCGGCCAGATCGTCTTTACCGCAGTCGCGGCTCAGGCCGCCGAGGCGCGGGGCGAGCCCTCGGTTCTGGTGCGGCGCGAAACCGTGCCCGAAGACATTCGCGGGATGCATGCCGCAGCTGCCGTTCTGACCGAACGCGGCGGCATGACCAGCCATGCGGCAGTGATCGCGCGCGGCATCGGCGTCCCTTGCATCGTCGGCGCAAGCAGCATCTCGATCGACGCACGGTCCCGCACCTTGAGGGTCGGCGGGCGCATCTTCCGCGAAGGTGATGTGCTGACCATCGACGGCACCACCGGCGAGGTGCTTGCCGGGGCGGCGACGTTGCTTGAGCCCGCGCTCGACGGCAGTTTCTCGCAATTGCTCGATTGGGCCGATCAGATCCGCACACTTGGCGTGCGCGTCAATGCCGATACGCCCGATGATGCGCGCACCGGGCTGACCTTCAACGCCGAAGGCATCGGCCTGTGTCGCAGCGAGCATATGTTCTTCGAAGAGGCCCGGCTTCCGGCGATGCGCGAGATGATTTTCGCCGACACGCCCGAGGATCGCCGTCTGGCGCTCGAACGGATCTTGCCGATGCAGCGCGACGATTTCCTCGCGCTCTTCGAAATCATGGCGGGGCGGCCGGTGACGATCCGGCTCTTCGACCCGCCGTTGCATGAATTCCTGCCCCATGACCGCGAAGGCATGCGCGAGCTGGCCGAATCGCTCGATCTGCCGCTTTCGGATGTGACCCGCCGGGTTGAGGCTCTGTCCGAGTTCAACCCGATGCTCGGTCTGCGCGGTGTGCGTCTGGGCATCGTCCTGCCCGAGATCTACGAAATGCAGGCCCGCGCCATTTTCGAGGCGACGGTGGCCGCAAGCCGCAAGGGCATCCATTTCACGCCCGAGGTCATGCTGCCGCTGGTCAGTCACGGGCGCGAGGTTGCCTTGATGCGCAATCTCATTGAATCGGTTGCCGCGACGATCCGAACCGAGACCCATGCCGATTTCGATTATCGGCTCGGCGTCATGGTCGAGACCCCGCGCGCCGCCCTGCGCACCGCCGACTTTGCCCAACAGGTCGATTTCCTGTCCTATGGCACCAATGATCTCACGCAGATGGCCTACGGTCTGTCGCGCGATGATGCCGGGCGCTTCATGGGCAAATATATCCAGCAGGGCGTGTTCGAAGAGGACCCGTTCCATATTCTCGATCAGGACGGGGTCGGAGAGCTTCTGACCATCGGTGTCGAGCGCGCGCGCGCGGTCGATCCCACGATCCGGATCGCGGTCTGCGGAGAGCATGGCGGCAACCCGGAATCGATCGCTTTCTGCGTCCGGGCGGGTGTGGATTATGTCTCGTGCTCGCCCTTCCGGGTGCCGGTGGCGCGCCTTGCCGCCGCACAAGAGACGATTCTGGCACAAGCCGAAGCCCGTCTCTGCGGTTCCGAGTCGGGGTCTTAG
- a CDS encoding 6,7-dimethyl-8-ribityllumazine synthase, which produces MTHTRYAFIKANWHSDIVDQALAGFLELIPAAEVDVFDVPGAFEMPLLARDLAKTGKYGAVAAAALVVDGGIYRHDFVAQAVVSGLMQAGMETGVPVLSVSLTPHHYQETDHHNEIFRSHFVQKGREAAEAALKITETRRKAFG; this is translated from the coding sequence ATGACACACACCCGTTACGCCTTCATTAAGGCGAACTGGCATTCCGATATCGTGGATCAGGCGCTTGCCGGCTTTCTAGAGCTGATCCCAGCCGCCGAGGTCGATGTCTTCGACGTCCCCGGCGCCTTTGAAATGCCGCTTCTGGCGCGTGATCTAGCCAAGACCGGCAAATACGGCGCAGTGGCGGCGGCGGCTTTGGTCGTCGATGGCGGCATCTATCGTCATGACTTCGTGGCGCAGGCTGTGGTCAGCGGTTTGATGCAGGCCGGGATGGAGACCGGGGTTCCGGTGCTCTCGGTCTCGCTGACCCCGCATCATTATCAGGAAACCGACCACCATAACGAGATCTTCCGCAGCCATTTCGTCCAGAAGGGCCGCGAGGCGGCCGAGGCCGCGCTGAAGATCACCGAAACCCGCCGCAAGGCCTTTGGCTGA
- the glyS gene encoding glycine--tRNA ligase subunit beta, whose product MPDLLIELFSEEIPARMQARAREDLKKLVTDGLVEAGLTYASAGAFSTPRRLTLAIEGLSAQSPTTREERKGPRTDAPEAALEGFLRSTGLSRDQLEARDEKKGQVWFATITKPGRPAAEIIAEVLEATIRNFPWPKSMRWGAGSLRWVRPLHTILCILTDEAGAQVVPLSVEGVTSGDTTRGHRFMAPDAFAVTSFDDYATKLRRARVMLDSAERQAAIWQEAQNLAFARGWEIVEDQGLLAEVAGLVEWPVPLMGQIEERFLALPPEVLQTSMKEHQKFFSARNPKTGRIEGFVTVANIEAPDHGETILKGNQRVLAARLSDAAFFWDLDLREAKAGMQDWAEGLKSVTFQSKLGSQADRISRIAALAREIAPLVGADPDQAEEAAKIAKLDLRSAMVGEFPELQGTMGRYYALEAGKAPEVADAARDHYSPLGPSDAVPSAPVSVAVALADKLDTLTGFWAIDEKPTGSKDPFALRRAALGVIRLVLGNGVRAKLATVVANYQNYIDDETGIIWEEAGEDYIGNTTQGLLSFFHDRLKVFLKDEGIRHDIIDAVLAMPGNDDLVLLVNRARALSDVLKTEDGTNLLQGLKRAANILAQAEAKDGVEYSYGADPKFAETEEERALFAALTTAEPAIKAAVNAEDFPAATSAIAALRAPIDAFFEAVQINTDNQTVRRNRLNLLSQIRQAGALIADFSKIEG is encoded by the coding sequence ATGCCCGACCTGCTGATCGAACTCTTTTCGGAAGAGATCCCCGCCCGGATGCAGGCCCGCGCCCGCGAGGATCTGAAGAAACTCGTGACCGATGGTCTGGTCGAGGCGGGTCTGACCTATGCCTCGGCAGGCGCCTTTTCGACGCCCCGCCGCCTGACCCTGGCGATCGAGGGGCTTTCCGCGCAAAGCCCGACCACCCGCGAAGAGCGCAAGGGTCCGCGCACCGACGCGCCGGAAGCGGCGCTCGAAGGCTTCCTGCGCTCGACCGGGCTGAGCCGCGACCAGCTCGAAGCGCGCGACGAGAAAAAGGGCCAGGTCTGGTTTGCGACGATCACCAAGCCGGGCCGCCCGGCCGCCGAGATCATCGCCGAAGTGCTCGAAGCCACCATCCGCAACTTCCCTTGGCCAAAGTCGATGCGCTGGGGCGCGGGCAGCCTGCGCTGGGTCCGTCCGCTTCACACCATCCTCTGCATCCTGACCGACGAGGCTGGCGCGCAGGTCGTGCCGCTCAGCGTCGAGGGCGTCACCTCGGGCGACACCACCCGCGGCCACCGCTTCATGGCGCCCGACGCCTTTGCGGTGACGAGCTTTGACGATTACGCCACCAAACTGCGCCGCGCCCGCGTCATGCTCGACAGCGCCGAGCGTCAGGCCGCGATCTGGCAAGAGGCCCAGAACCTCGCTTTCGCGCGCGGCTGGGAGATCGTCGAGGATCAGGGTCTTCTCGCCGAGGTCGCGGGTCTGGTCGAATGGCCGGTGCCGCTGATGGGCCAGATCGAAGAGCGCTTCCTCGCGCTCCCGCCCGAAGTGCTCCAGACCTCGATGAAAGAGCATCAGAAATTCTTCTCGGCCCGCAATCCCAAGACCGGGCGGATCGAGGGCTTTGTCACCGTCGCCAATATCGAGGCCCCGGACCACGGCGAGACCATCCTGAAAGGCAACCAGCGCGTGCTGGCCGCCCGCCTCTCGGATGCGGCCTTCTTCTGGGATCTCGATCTGCGCGAGGCGAAAGCCGGGATGCAGGATTGGGCCGAGGGCCTGAAATCCGTGACCTTCCAGAGCAAATTGGGCTCTCAGGCGGACCGTATTTCGCGCATCGCCGCGCTGGCGCGCGAGATCGCACCTTTGGTCGGCGCCGACCCGGATCAGGCCGAGGAAGCCGCAAAGATCGCGAAGCTTGACCTGCGCTCAGCCATGGTCGGCGAATTCCCCGAGCTGCAAGGTACGATGGGTCGCTATTACGCGCTTGAGGCCGGCAAAGCCCCCGAAGTGGCCGACGCCGCCCGCGACCATTATTCGCCGCTGGGTCCGTCGGACGCCGTGCCCTCGGCGCCGGTTTCGGTGGCCGTGGCGCTCGCCGACAAGCTGGATACCCTGACCGGCTTCTGGGCGATTGACGAAAAGCCCACCGGCTCGAAAGACCCCTTTGCGCTGCGCCGCGCGGCACTCGGCGTCATTCGCTTGGTGCTGGGGAATGGGGTGCGGGCGAAGCTGGCTACAGTGGTAGCAAACTATCAAAATTATATCGACGACGAGACCGGGATTATTTGGGAAGAGGCTGGGGAGGACTACATTGGAAATACCACCCAAGGCCTCCTCTCCTTCTTCCACGACCGCCTGAAAGTCTTCCTCAAAGACGAGGGCATTCGCCACGACATCATCGACGCCGTGCTCGCCATGCCCGGCAACGACGATCTCGTGCTTCTGGTCAACCGCGCCCGCGCGCTCTCGGATGTCTTGAAAACCGAAGACGGCACCAACCTGCTGCAAGGCCTCAAACGCGCGGCCAATATCCTCGCGCAGGCCGAGGCGAAGGATGGCGTCGAATATAGCTACGGCGCCGATCCGAAATTCGCCGAAACCGAGGAAGAACGCGCGCTCTTCGCCGCCCTCACCACCGCCGAGCCCGCGATCAAAGCTGCCGTCAATGCCGAGGATTTCCCGGCCGCGACCTCGGCCATCGCCGCCTTGCGCGCGCCGATCGACGCCTTCTTCGAGGCCGTTCAGATCAACACCGACAATCAGACGGTGCGCCGCAACCGCTTGAACCTCCTGTCGCAGATCCGTCAGGCCGGTGCGCTCATCGCCGATTTCAGCAAGATCGAGGGCTGA
- a CDS encoding DUF6446 family protein, translating to MSGKIMAIFFAALLLLGGAGLYYLQVYYYYREVPAAEIPTAMTLVGADGQPVSIPVSGFKGIYSVSTPIGNRACFTTTPAEAAAAEPYDKPTPLGAPSWFGCFDYGQITDDIESGAAKAYLGQKNIAPKIDNVIAVYPDGRAYEWRQPNEEAEEKRTID from the coding sequence ATGAGCGGCAAGATCATGGCGATCTTCTTCGCCGCGCTGCTGCTTCTCGGGGGGGCAGGGCTCTATTACCTGCAGGTCTATTACTATTACCGCGAGGTGCCTGCCGCCGAGATCCCGACCGCAATGACGCTGGTCGGCGCGGATGGCCAGCCGGTGAGCATCCCGGTTTCGGGCTTCAAGGGCATCTATTCGGTCTCGACCCCGATCGGCAACCGCGCCTGCTTCACCACCACGCCCGCCGAAGCCGCTGCGGCCGAGCCCTATGACAAGCCGACCCCGCTTGGCGCGCCAAGCTGGTTTGGCTGCTTCGATTATGGCCAGATCACGGATGACATCGAATCCGGGGCGGCCAAAGCCTATCTCGGGCAGAAAAACATCGCCCCCAAGATCGACAACGTCATTGCCGTTTATCCCGACGGCCGCGCTTACGAATGGCGGCAGCCGAACGAAGAAGCCGAAGAGAAAAGGACCATCGACTGA
- the folP gene encoding dihydropteroate synthase — MTQKDYYRPIPSETGRWRLAGGWVRFSQCELLRRGAAPEIVDEIPPDWLARLTAPRPSVLGLSLEVPRLMAILNATPDSFSDGGLLGEGAQAVARGEALIAAGADLLDIGGESTRPGAAEVAVSDEIARVVPVIAGLAGAAPISVDTRKAKVAASALKAGAGMVNDVSGFDFDPCMAKVVSHSGAALCLMHAQGLPETMQDDPRYGDVLLDVYDALAERVARALTAGVSAAKIVIDPGIGFGKTEAHNLAILRRISLYHGLGLPVLLGISRKRFIGQIGQAEAAAARMPGTLALTLAAIGQGVQIHRVHDVAEIKQGLRLWSALDLGMSG, encoded by the coding sequence ATGACCCAGAAAGACTATTACCGCCCGATTCCCTCGGAAACCGGGCGTTGGCGGCTGGCCGGAGGCTGGGTCCGCTTTTCGCAATGCGAGCTTTTGCGCCGGGGCGCTGCGCCCGAGATCGTCGATGAGATCCCGCCCGATTGGCTGGCGCGGCTGACCGCGCCGCGCCCCTCGGTGCTGGGCCTCTCGTTGGAGGTGCCGCGGCTGATGGCGATCCTGAACGCGACGCCGGACAGTTTCTCGGATGGCGGGCTCTTGGGCGAGGGCGCGCAGGCGGTGGCGCGCGGCGAGGCGCTGATCGCCGCCGGGGCCGATCTTTTGGACATTGGCGGGGAATCGACCCGTCCCGGTGCGGCCGAGGTCGCGGTCTCCGACGAGATCGCCCGGGTCGTTCCGGTGATCGCGGGCCTTGCGGGCGCCGCGCCGATCTCGGTCGATACGCGCAAGGCCAAGGTCGCGGCTTCGGCGCTCAAGGCGGGCGCGGGCATGGTCAATGATGTCTCGGGCTTCGATTTCGACCCCTGCATGGCCAAGGTCGTGTCGCACAGCGGCGCGGCGCTTTGCCTGATGCATGCGCAGGGCCTGCCCGAGACTATGCAGGACGATCCGCGCTACGGAGACGTGCTGCTCGATGTCTATGACGCCTTGGCCGAGCGGGTCGCGCGCGCGCTCACGGCAGGTGTCAGCGCCGCCAAAATCGTGATCGACCCGGGGATTGGGTTTGGCAAGACCGAGGCGCATAATCTGGCGATCCTGCGTCGGATCTCGCTCTACCACGGTCTTGGCCTGCCGGTTCTTCTGGGCATCTCCCGCAAACGCTTCATTGGCCAGATCGGTCAGGCCGAAGCGGCGGCGGCGCGGATGCCCGGCACGCTTGCCCTGACGTTGGCCGCGATCGGGCAAGGCGTCCAGATCCACCGCGTCCATGACGTGGCAGAGATAAAACAAGGGCTGCGCCTGTGGAGCGCGCTCGATTTGGGGATGAGTGGATGA